The sequence below is a genomic window from bacterium.
GTATGAGAAACAATGATGTACTACAACTACAGAAGTTCTTGAACAACAATGGCTTCACTATTGCAAAGACTGGTGTTGGTTCCAAAGGAAAGGAGACTACATACTTTGGCCCTGCTACCAAGGCTGCTCTTGTGAGGTTTCAGAAAAGTGTTGGCCTGCCAAACACAGGTTTCTTTGGTGGGATGACGAGAGGGGTGGTGGGTAAATAATAAAAGTTCATCATTTGTGAAATGCATAAGACCCCGCTTTTGGCGGGGTCTTATGATGTTTGTGTCTATAAGCCGAATTCTGTGCGACATCCAATTGCTTGGTTGCCCGACAGGCATTTATCTTGAATGTATGTCACCATACATTTCTTTGCGTCACTCTTATCAATTGCTTGATAAGCACGGACTTGCACTCAGGTAAGGATTTAGCCGTTTCACTCTCTATGTCTCCAAAGAGATTCATCCTAAATTTGCATTTAGGATGTCTTATTCCTTTCAAAACAAGACGTCACTGTTCGCACCTCGTAGATCTCCCTAGGCAGGCGTTACCTGCTACCCTTCTCCTCATCTTGCGATGGGGGAGTGTTCGGACTTTCCTCTCTCGTGAAATTACTTTCAGTGCGAGCGCCTGTCTGACACACCAGTATTATAACATGTTTTTAATATAAATACTAGTCATTAATGAATGAAGTGGAACCTCATATTTTCTAATAGTTATGGATTCAAATGTGCAAAACTGGGTAAAACTAGCTTTTAAATTAGGCGTATTCTTGGTAAGATAAGGATATTATTCAAGTAATATCGCCAAGCAGTAGCTTTGCTATTTCATTTTAAAAATAAAAATGCCTAAAAAATTGAAAACTTCATCTTCGTCCCCATCGGACATATTAAAAAAAATCAAACTATTTGATTCAATCGCAAAATACTCAATATATGTTCTTGTCGCCCTGCTTCCAATATTTTTTCTCCCAACTCCTACACTTGCATTAGATCAAGCTAAAATAGGGCTTCTGATTCTATCTGTTTCAGCCGCAACTGTTTCAAGCGTGTTGTCATCATTATACAGTGGCAGAATTCAGATAATTAGTAAAAAAGTTTTGATACCGGCAATTGTAATTTCTGCCTTTACTTTTTTGTCGTCGCTCCTATCTACATCGTATAGGGGTGGATTAATTGGACTTGGAACCGAGCTTGATTCCTGGTATGTAATTTCTTTGTTGCTACTCTTGGTAGTTTTGGTGGCATCAATTGTAAATACAAAAGAGCGTATCTTCACAGCTCTATCATTGTTTTGGGCAGGGTTTGGTGTGGCGTCATTGTTTCAAATCGTAAGAATGCTCGCTGTTTTATTTAAATCAGATTTGCTCATTGCTGTATTTAATTTTGGTGGAATTTTTACAGATTCATCTGTAAATACAATTGGTACATGGACAGACTTTTCAATAATTGCTGGAGTGTCAGCACTTTCACTTGGAATAATTTTGGATATGTCGTACTTAGACGGACTGAAGGCTGCATTTAGAAAAGCATTCTGGTTACTATTTGCAATTTTTGCAACAATGAGTTTTATCTCTTCATCGATTTTAATTGGATCAGGAATTGATCAATTAACAAATGGTTCACAGCTCGTATTTCCTTCAATGACATTTGTTGGAATTATTGCATTGGTGTTTGCTCTATCTAGATTATTTTGTAAGAACAAAATTATTAAAAAAAATAAGAAGGCGGGAAGTAGGGCGGAAAGTAAGTCTAAAGAATTGGCGGAAGATGGTGTTGCTGAAAATGAAAAGGCAGTAGGGTCTGAGCGTGACGGTCTTATAACCATAAATCTTCCTGTTGCAAGTCTCATTTTAATTATTCTTGGTATAATAGTTATGATTTCCCCACTCGCTCTTAATCAGAAAATTAATCATCTTGTGGGAGTTCCTGATGAATCCGTGGTTAATATTAGGCCTGGAATTAGCGATACTTACATAGTATCAAAGGCTGTGCTGAGGTCATCTATAAAAAATGCATTAGTTGGAGTTGGACCACACGGCTTTGGTATAGCTTGGAATAAATACAGGCCTGATTATGTAAATAAATTAGATTTATGGAATACAGAATATCCATCTGGAGTTGGATATTTGATGACAATAATAGTAAATAATGGAATTTTAGGTTTCTTGCTTTGGGCGATAAGCTTGGGAGCATTGTTTATTGTTGGATTCCTTTCTCTAGTTGGAAGACGTAATAAAGAAAAGAAAGCAGGAAAAGATATTCCAAATTACATGGGAGTGGTTACAATTCTCTCTGCGCTTTTACTATGGGCAAGTATAAAAATAGAGAATCCAAGTTCTGCAGTTCTTATTTTAACTTTCATCTTCACAGGGCTATTAATTGGAAGTCTTGTCTCTGATAAAAAATTACAAATGATAGACGTTTCCCTTGACGGATTAATGTTCAAGAGGGACAGGGCGGGGGATAATATGAGCGATAGCGAGAACGATAGCAAGAACGAGAATAAAAATAAGGATAAGGGTATCTCTAAAAAGAAAATCGCAAAAATAATATTCATTGCTTTTACATTAGTGATTCTTTGTCTTGCTTTTACATGGGTTCAAAGAACTAGGGCACAAATATATTCTACGGAGGCAGTGCAGATGATTTACGCAAAGAATGCAAATATTTCTATGGTACCAAAAGCATTAGATTTATTACAGAAGGCATATGACATATACCCAGCTGACGTTTATGCTAGGTCAATAAATAATTTAGCGATAGTTAAACTTAATTACGATATTTCATCCGACCCAGAGAATCAAAATCTTCAAGCGCTGCAAGCCGGCCAACAGATTCATATGTCATCATCAACGTCAGCGTATCTTGCCCTTGCTATTTCATCTGGAAAGGCTGCATTAAATGCAAATCCTAATGACTTTAGAAACCTTGTTCAGTTTGGTTCAACATTACAATCAGCCGCTCTGATTACTGGGGATCAAGAAGCTGGGAATTTGGCATTACAGGCCTTTCTGCAAGCGGTAAATCTTGCTCCAAATCATCCCTTGCCATTATACTCACTTGCTAATTTATATGTGCTGTCAGGAGATAAGACTTCTGCAAAAATCGTTTTAGAACAAACCATAAAAATAAAACCAGACTTTGTCGAAGCTACGGAGATGTATCAAAAACTTTTGATCGATGAATCTGCTTCATCAACATCCACTCCCGCTGTATCCTCGTCGCCAAAGGCTAGTTCTACACCAGCAACTATTTCACCTAAGCCTTCAGTAGCAACTAGCACAAAGTCAAAAACAAAAAGTACTACAACATCAAGTGTTACAAAGACAGTTAACGCTAAAAAATAATGGTTAAAAGATTATTCAAATTATTTCATAGCGAGGTTTCAGGAATGCATCAAGCGGCAGCAATTCTTGGTTTTTTTACATTGATGTCTCAGGTATTGGCATTATTTAGGGATAGGGTTTTGGCAAATTATTTTGGTGCAACACATTCACTTGACCTTTACTATGCATCATTTAGAATTCCAGATTTTATTTTTGCCTCAGTTGCATCTCTGGTTTCTATTTCTGTTTTGATACCTTTTTTAAGTGAAAAATTAGAAAATAAAAAAGAGGATACAAGGAAATTTTTGGATTCCGTATTTACTGTATTTTTCTCAGCGATAGTGTTTGTCGCAATAATTGCATTTATTGCAATGCCGTATATTGCGGAATTTGTTTTTCCAGGAATTGTAGATTCTGATTCATTGAATCAGGTTATTTGGATGTCTAGAATATTATTGCTACAACCAATCTGTTTGGGTATCTCAAATATGCTTGGTGTTATTACACAAATCAAGAAAAGATTTTTCTTATATGCGCTAAGTCCGATTCTTTATAATCTTTCAATCATCTTTGGAATAGTTTTTCTTTATCCGTTTTTTGGAATTACAGGTGTTGTTTATGGTGTTGTTATTGGAGGGGTTTTACATTTCCTAATTCAAGTTCCTTTTGTTTTCAAATATGGGCTTCTGCCAACTTTTACAAAAAAGATTGATTATAAAGAAGTATGGAAGGTTATTAAAATCTCAATTCCAAGAACCTTAACACTTTCAACTTATACACTTGAACAAGTTTTTATTACAGCTTTTGCATCAACTTTAGCTGTTGGTTCAATCACTATCTTTAGTTTTGCTTTTAATTTGCAGTCAGTGCCACTTGCAATTGTTGGAGTAAGTTACACATTAGCTGCCTTTCCAACACTGTCTGCTTGTTTTGCAAAAGGACAAAAGGAGGAATTTATGAGCCACGTTGTAGCAGCGGCAAGGCATATCATTTTTTGGTCTTTTCCAATCACGTCACTGTTTATTGTTCTACGTGCACAAATCGTTAGAGTTATTTTAGGTTCAGGATCATTTAATTGGCAAGATACTAGGCTTACGGCAGCATGCCTTGCTCTATTTACCCTTTCACTTTTTGGACAATCTCTAGAATTGCTTTTGATAAGAGCCTATTATGCAGCTGGAAAAACCAGAAAACCATTATTTATAAATTTGATTAGTTCTTTTGTTACAATACTTTCCCCATTTTTATTGCTAAAGGTTTTTGCAAACGTAGAGACTTTTAGATTCTTCTTCGAGTCACTATTTAAGGTCTCTGGAATTGAAGGAACAGCTGTAATGATGCTCCCACTTGGTTATACGATCGGAACGATTTTTAATGTTGCAATGCTCTGGATAATATTTGAAAGGGACTTTAGGGGGTTCACGAAGCGTACTGCAATGGTTTTGGTTCACTCGCTGGGCGCTGGTGTTATAGGTGCATTCTTTGCATATATTGGTTTGAATATATTTGCATTAGTATTCAATTTAACAACTTCAATGGGGGTATTTCTACAAGGATTCTTTGCTGGAATAATAGGTATTGCGGTTACAATACTAATTTATAAACTACTAGGTACCAGAGAGCTTGATGAAGTCTGGGAGGCTGTAATCTCAAAGGTGAATAAAAATAAATTGATTGTTTCTGAACCGGATAACATTGAGTTCTAGTATTTTTCTCATGTTTTTCTTTAGGATTTCTTGATCATAATCGTGGTTCCTGCATAGTAAAATGTGTTGATGAAAACTTATATATTTATCGATGCCTCAAACCTCTTCTACGGATTCGATATAGAATATGGCTGGAAAATCGACTATGAATTATTGAAGAAGTATTTAGAGAAAAAATACAATGCTATTTCTGTACTATATTTTGGAGGAATTGACATCACAATAGGAATTCAGAAAAATGAGGAATATTTTTATGATTATTCTAAAAATGACACGGTAAACCTAGAGGTATTTACTCGTCACTTAAGGTGTATTTTAGAGGAGGATAAAAGACTTTCTTACGAGCAAAATAATTTCATTAAAAAGCTTATTCAGAGGGCGAAATTTTATAGCAAACTTGAGTTTTTTGGATACAAAGTTTTCTTGAAACCAGTTAAACACTTTGGCGGTACTGGCCTCTCGCAAAGTAAGGCAAACTGCGATGTGGATTTAACAATAGAAGTCATGAAGAACATCAAATTATTTGATAGAGCTATCGTGATGTCAGGAGATGGGGATTTCTTGCCTTTATATAAGTACATGGAACAGCAAGGAAAAGAGGTGTTTATAATTTCTCGTACATCAAGAACAGCAAAGGAAGTCAGACTTCACCTAGCTTCTATTAGGTTTATTGAAATCGGGACACTTAGAAAACAAATAGAATTTATTGTAATTAAAAGCAAAAATCTCTAGCTATGCTAGAGATTTCCACTAGAAAGGACAAATTAATAGGCCTTTCTGCGGTGTAGTGATATAAGTATATCAAAGCCCATTTCGTTGTCAAATATCAGCTTTTACGATATAGTACAAGCACAAATGAATCTCTCAAATATCAGAAACTTTAGTATTATTGCTCACATTGATCATGGTAAATCCACGCTGGCTGATCGTATGCTTGAAATTACAAACACTATTGAGAAGCGTAAGATGATGAATCAGGTGCTGGATAGCATGGAACTTGAGCGTGAAAAGGGAATTACAATTAAGATGCGTCCAGTTAGAATGGCATATAAAAATCTCGCCGAGGTGGGCGATGGACAATCTAAAGGGGGTAAACAATACGAATTAAACCTAATTGACACACCAGGTCACATTGACTTCTCATACGAGGTTTCTCGTGCACTTAAGGCTGTAGAAGGATGTATCTTGCTTGTAGATGCAACACAAGGCGTACAAGCGCAAACTTTGACAACACTTAGGCTTGCAAGAGAAATTGGTTTAACTATTATTCCAGTCTTGAGTAAAATTGATTCACCACTTGCGCGTCCTGTTGAGATAAAAGATGAAATGTGTAAGTTGTTGGGTTGTAAGCCGGAAGATATCTTGGGAACTTCAGGAAAAACTGGAGAGGGTGTTGAGGAGTTGTTGCAGGAAATCGTTAAAAAAATTCCACATCCTGTTGAGGAAATAGAGAATTCACAAAGTTGTCGCGCATTAGTTTTTGACTTTCAATATTCAAATCATAAGGGTGTAATTGTTTACATTAGAGTAATGGAAGGAAGTATTAAGAAGGGTGATGAATTAGTTTTCAAAATTGCTAATGAAAAATTTACAGCACTTGATGTTGGAATTTTTACACCAGATGAAGAGTCAATAGATATATTAAATGCTGGTGAAATTGGATATATCACAACTGGTATAAAACGTCCTGGTATCGCATCGGTTGGGGACACAATTACACTTTTTAGAAAACAACTTCCTGAACTTCATGGATACATGAATCCAGCTCCTGTTGTTTGGGCTTCAGTTTATCCAGAAGACGCAGATGATTTTGAAGTTCTAAAGCAAGCACTTGGAAGACTTAAGCTTTCTGATTCCGCTTTTTCCTTTGAAGAAGAATCATCAGGCTCATTAGGACGTGGATTTAGATGTGGATTTCTTGGACTACTTCACCTTGAAATTATTACAGAGCGTCTTAAGCGCGAGTTTAGGCTAGATCTAATCATCGCAACACCTAGCATTACCTATGAAGTTACTATGGCAAATGAAAAAGTTGTCATGGTTTATTCGCCATCATTATTTCCAGAGCATGGGCAATATAAATCTGTACGTGAACCTTGGGTTATAACAAATATTATTACCCCAGAAGCTTATGTTGGTTCAATTTATCAATTGCTTTATGATCATGAGGCAGAATTGGGGGATTCAGAAACTTTTGGAGACGGAAGGACAAAACTTGTAATTAGAATGCCACTACGTGAGCTTATGCGTAACTTTTTTGATGAACTAAAATCTGTTTCATCGGGCTATGCTTCACTTTCATATGAATTTGAGGGAATGCGCTCTGCTGAGGTTACTAGAATGGATATTTTGGTTGCAAATGAACCTGTTGAGGCATTTACCAAAGTTATTGCTGAAAGAAGAGCTGATGAAGAGGCAAATAAGACTGTAGATAGGCTTTTTAATGTGCTACCTAAGCAAATGTTCGTTGCAAAAATCCAAGCAAAAATTAACGGAAGAATTATTGCCTCACGTACATTATCTGCCATGACAAAAGATGTTACAGGCTATTTATATGGAGGAGATATTACTAGAAAGATGAAATTGCGCGAGAAACAAAAGAAAGGAAAGAAGAAAATGAAGGCCCGTGGAGTTGTAAATATTCCTCACGATGTATTTTTGAAGATGATGAAGACGGGGGAGTAGTTTGTGATGGAATGTTAATTGTAGGTGATTTAATCGTATCAAAAGCTGTACTTAATCGTATCAAAATGATACGATTAAGCTACTAAAATGATACGATTAATTAATAATGGATTAAAATCAAATAAAACAATATGACAAACGAAATTCTTGAATTTTTGATCAAAGGTGGTGTTTTTTCAGTATCAGAGATATACGAATACATAATAACTAAAGAGGTGACGTCAGCCGTTTCTGTAAAGAGACTTCTTTCAAAGTTGGTGGTGCAGGGTTTTTTAATCAAATCTGGAAAAGGTAGGTCTGTTAAATATCAAATATCAACTCTTGGACGCCTAAATTTGGAAATTGATATTGAAAAATATTGTAGTATTGAGGTGGACAAAAGAGTTGGTCTTCGCGATTATAATTTTGAACTGTTTGATTCGCTACCAGAAAGTTTTTTTTCTAAGGAGGAAATTAAGGAACTAGATTCTGCAAGTAAAAAATATCATAAAAAAATTCTAAATGTTTCTGAAGTAATTCATAAAAAAGAATTAGAACGTTTCGTTATTGAACTTTCTTGGAAGTCATCCAAAATAGAAGGAAATACCTATACACTTTTGGATACAGAGAAATTACTTAAGGACGGTATCGAGGCTAAGGGAAAAACGAAAGACGAGGCTGTTATGATTATCAACCATAAAAATGCCTTTGATTTCATATATAAAAATAAAAATATGTTTAAGGAGGTTTCTGTATCAAAAATAGAAGATGTACATAAGATTTTGATAAAGGATCTGGGTGTTACAAACAACCTAAGGTCAAACCCCGTTGGAGTTTTGGGTTCAAAGTATAAACCCTTGGATAATAAATTTCAAATTGAGGAATCGGCAGAAAAATTATGTAAAGCTATATCTAAAATGGCTGATGTCTATAGTAAGGCGCTTTTCTTGATTATTGGGATAAGTTATATACAACCTTTTGAAGACGGCAATAAAAGAACCTCTAGGCTCATGGGGAATGCTATATTACTTACATATGGTTTGGCTCCACTATCATATAGGATTGTTGATGAAGAAACATACAGGGAGTCGGTAATGGTTTTTTATGAGCTAAATTCCATAGCATCATTCAAGAAAATATTTTTTGAGCAATATATTTTCTCAACAGAAAATTACTTGATTTAAGATAATAGTTATACATCACTATTCATAGTCCTTTCCTGCCTCCCATGTTAAAATATATAGTAAATATACATTGAAAGCAGGAGCACTTACTTTGGATGTTAAGGCAATAAATGCTAGTGGTTCTTCCATTGATAAAAAAATAAACACAGTAACAGAAAAGGATCAAACAAGTAAAAATACAGAAAAAGTACCTCTTTTTCAAAGAGTGTGGAATTGGTTCATGAAATAACTTATAATCAAATTATAGACCTCTAGACAATACAGGTATATAAAGAAGAATCATTGAGATTATGATTAGGACACAAATAATACCCCATATAATCTTTACTGTTTTTTGGTGTTTTGGATTAAGAAACATATAGTCTATAATATACCAGTAAATGAAAGAATTTCAACAAGAAAACGATAGAAAAGACAAAATATACTCTAAATGGGCTTTACTTGTACTTTTGATAATGATTATCCTTGTAATAAAGGGTCTTATTAGCATGTCTATTAAACAACGAGAAAGTGGGGAAGAGAAAAAACTGGTCGATATTAAAAGAGCTGAACTTCAGGAAAGGTATGATGTTTTGTCGGAAAAGGTTAATGAATTAAAAACTGATCAAGGGATGGAAAGGGAGATAAGGTCCAAATTTGATGTAGTTAAGCCTGGTGAGAGTGTAATTATGGTTGTGGACAAGGAGGTTTCAGCACCAATCCCTGTAGAAACTAGCATTATCAAAAAACTGTGGAATGGTGTTGTTGGGGTCTTCAAGAAATAGACTCAGTGGTATATAATATCTATTATGAAAATAATGATTTACAGCACGCCATCATGTACATTTTGTGTAATGGCCAAGGATTTTTTAAAAGCAAACAATATCCCATTTGAAGAATTTAATGTTGCAGCTGATTTGGAAAAGCGCAAAGAGATGATTGAGAAGACTGGCCAGATGGGAGTTCCAGTTATAGATATTGATGGATCAGTTTTGATTGGTTTCGATAAGCAATTGATTGCACAGAAGGTTGGTATTAAAATTTAATCGTTATAAAATAATAAAAGTAAAATATGAAAAAAATATTATACGCAGTTATCATAATCGCAATAATTTTATTAGCGGTATACATAGTTAAATATAGATCAGATAAAGATGATGTGGTGGGAACGCCAATAACTTCTAATCTAGAGGTTAATTTGGCTACAACATCAGATGTTTCAGTTAAAGACACTACGGTGACTGCACCAAGTACAGATATTAAAAATAATTCTACAAAAAATATGGATACAGAAAAAGTTTCAAAAGCCGGAGATACATTAACAGTTAACTATGTTGGTACACTTGAGAATGGAACAAAATTTGATAGTTCAATTGATAGAGGTACACCATTTAAGTTTGTTGTTGGTATTGGGCAAGTTATAAAAGGATGGGATGAAGGAATGGTTGGAATGAAGGTTGGGGAGAAGAAGCGTCTTGTTATCCCTGGAGAGAAGGCTTATGGATCAAGAGGTATTCCTGATGGTAATGGGGGATACATGATTCCACCAAATGCAACTTTGATTTTTGAAGTTGAGATGTTGGGAATAGAGAGTAAATAAAGTAGGAGAATAGGAAAGTAGTGGAATGGTGATGATACGATTTTAGCTTGAATAAATTATAAATCTACCTTCACTGTTCTACGCCGCCGCCATAGTTCAATGGATAGAACAGTCCCGTCCTAAGGGATTGATGTGGGTTCGATTCCTGCTGGTGGCACAGAATTAACGAAGTGAATTTTGGGACGACAAGCAAGCCGATACTTCGGCTTGCGGGCAGGAATCGAAAAGGTTCTCCCGTATTTTCGAGAAGCGAGCTTTGAGAAAATGGGAAACCTGTACTGGTCTCGTAGAGACCGATTCCTGCTGGTGGCACAGAACTCAATAAAGGTATATCTGAGGATACGCCAATTCTCTGCTAAGAATTGGCTCTGCTTACTGCCGTTCGCAAGTTCCTCAGATACACCTTTGTTTCATTGGAGATTATACAAATGCATGGTTTTGGGTTAGTATTATCAACAACATGTTTAAATGTAAACCACAAAAAGAATACGCACTGATTGATGCTGGAAATAGCTTCAAATTAGAAAGATATGGAGAATATCTAATTGCAAGACCAGATCCTCAAGCACTGTGGCCTAAGGCTGTTTATAGCGCCCTGTCTGCCGTTGTAAAGATAAATAATGATAACATCAACCTTTGGCCTAACATTGATGCTGTGTTTGCTAAGGGAGGGTTTGGAGGCTCAAGTGGGCGTGGTTCTTCGTCTTCATCTTCTGCTCAAACGGATGATGATAATGACATTGGTAATTGGATTAAGACAAGAGCTATCCCTGAAAAATGGCCTATTAAGTTTGAGATGGGAGATGGCCTTCCTGCATTAAACATATATGCAAGATTGACTCCATTTAAGCATACTGGAATTTTTCCAGAACAGTTTACAAACTGGAAGTGGTCAATGGAATTGATTAATAAAGCAATGGAAAATGACACTGCAGGTGCTGAGGCAAAATTCACAAAAGAAAACCCACCAAAAATATTAAATCTTTTTGGATATTCTGGTGCTGCAACTGTGGCTTGTCTTTTGGCAGGAGCTCATGTTACTCACGTTGATTCATCAAAGGGGGCTGTAACTTGGGCAAATGAGAATGCAGAACTAGCCGGAGTATTGGACAAACCAGTTAGATGGATTTTGGAAGATGCTGTTTCATTTATTAAGAAAGAAATTAGAAGAGGAAATAAGTATGATGGAATAATCCTAGATCCTCCAGCTTTTGGGCGAGGTGCACAGGGTGAGGTTTGGAAAATCGAAAGAGATTTTTTACCATTCCTAGAATTGATTTTTGAATTACTTTCAGATAAAGCGTTGTTTGTTATTCTTAACGGTTATGCTGCTGGATATTCATCTATTGCGTATTCACAGAACTTTAGAAATCTTATTGCAAAAAGAGGTGGGGAAGTTGAACATGGTGAATTGTGTATTGAGCAAGATTTGAACGATTTTAAGAAGATGATGGATGGTGCTACTGTGGGCATGGATACATCGTCAAAACTTGACCCAATAGTACTTCCATGTGGAATTGTAGCTCGCTGGAAAAGTCTCTAGTCTTATGATATAGTTGTACCTGGCTGTGTAATAGTATTAAAATTCAAAATATGGATGAATACATTGAAGAAGAAATTAAAGAAATAAGCGAAAGATTAGAGAAGCTTGAGAACATGTCTAAAGATAATAGTGTAATGCTAAAATATCTTTATCGTGCGTATCGTTTATCTTATGCTATTTCTATAATTAAATGGGTAGTAATAATAGGGTTCACTTTGGGTGCCTTTTATTTTCTTCAACCATATCT
It includes:
- a CDS encoding FKBP-type peptidyl-prolyl cis-trans isomerase, with translation MKKILYAVIIIAIILLAVYIVKYRSDKDDVVGTPITSNLEVNLATTSDVSVKDTTVTAPSTDIKNNSTKNMDTEKVSKAGDTLTVNYVGTLENGTKFDSSIDRGTPFKFVVGIGQVIKGWDEGMVGMKVGEKKRLVIPGEKAYGSRGIPDGNGGYMIPPNATLIFEVEMLGIESK
- a CDS encoding glutaredoxin domain-containing protein, whose protein sequence is MKIMIYSTPSCTFCVMAKDFLKANNIPFEEFNVAADLEKRKEMIEKTGQMGVPVIDIDGSVLIGFDKQLIAQKVGIKI
- a CDS encoding NYN domain-containing protein — its product is MKTYIFIDASNLFYGFDIEYGWKIDYELLKKYLEKKYNAISVLYFGGIDITIGIQKNEEYFYDYSKNDTVNLEVFTRHLRCILEEDKRLSYEQNNFIKKLIQRAKFYSKLEFFGYKVFLKPVKHFGGTGLSQSKANCDVDLTIEVMKNIKLFDRAIVMSGDGDFLPLYKYMEQQGKEVFIISRTSRTAKEVRLHLASIRFIEIGTLRKQIEFIVIKSKNL
- a CDS encoding septum formation initiator family protein; translated protein: MKEFQQENDRKDKIYSKWALLVLLIMIILVIKGLISMSIKQRESGEEKKLVDIKRAELQERYDVLSEKVNELKTDQGMEREIRSKFDVVKPGESVIMVVDKEVSAPIPVETSIIKKLWNGVVGVFKK
- the lepA gene encoding translation elongation factor 4, with translation MNLSNIRNFSIIAHIDHGKSTLADRMLEITNTIEKRKMMNQVLDSMELEREKGITIKMRPVRMAYKNLAEVGDGQSKGGKQYELNLIDTPGHIDFSYEVSRALKAVEGCILLVDATQGVQAQTLTTLRLAREIGLTIIPVLSKIDSPLARPVEIKDEMCKLLGCKPEDILGTSGKTGEGVEELLQEIVKKIPHPVEEIENSQSCRALVFDFQYSNHKGVIVYIRVMEGSIKKGDELVFKIANEKFTALDVGIFTPDEESIDILNAGEIGYITTGIKRPGIASVGDTITLFRKQLPELHGYMNPAPVVWASVYPEDADDFEVLKQALGRLKLSDSAFSFEEESSGSLGRGFRCGFLGLLHLEIITERLKREFRLDLIIATPSITYEVTMANEKVVMVYSPSLFPEHGQYKSVREPWVITNIITPEAYVGSIYQLLYDHEAELGDSETFGDGRTKLVIRMPLRELMRNFFDELKSVSSGYASLSYEFEGMRSAEVTRMDILVANEPVEAFTKVIAERRADEEANKTVDRLFNVLPKQMFVAKIQAKINGRIIASRTLSAMTKDVTGYLYGGDITRKMKLREKQKKGKKKMKARGVVNIPHDVFLKMMKTGE
- a CDS encoding lipid II flippase MurJ; translated protein: MVKRLFKLFHSEVSGMHQAAAILGFFTLMSQVLALFRDRVLANYFGATHSLDLYYASFRIPDFIFASVASLVSISVLIPFLSEKLENKKEDTRKFLDSVFTVFFSAIVFVAIIAFIAMPYIAEFVFPGIVDSDSLNQVIWMSRILLLQPICLGISNMLGVITQIKKRFFLYALSPILYNLSIIFGIVFLYPFFGITGVVYGVVIGGVLHFLIQVPFVFKYGLLPTFTKKIDYKEVWKVIKISIPRTLTLSTYTLEQVFITAFASTLAVGSITIFSFAFNLQSVPLAIVGVSYTLAAFPTLSACFAKGQKEEFMSHVVAAARHIIFWSFPITSLFIVLRAQIVRVILGSGSFNWQDTRLTAACLALFTLSLFGQSLELLLIRAYYAAGKTRKPLFINLISSFVTILSPFLLLKVFANVETFRFFFESLFKVSGIEGTAVMMLPLGYTIGTIFNVAMLWIIFERDFRGFTKRTAMVLVHSLGAGVIGAFFAYIGLNIFALVFNLTTSMGVFLQGFFAGIIGIAVTILIYKLLGTRELDEVWEAVISKVNKNKLIVSEPDNIEF
- a CDS encoding class I SAM-dependent methyltransferase; its protein translation is MFKCKPQKEYALIDAGNSFKLERYGEYLIARPDPQALWPKAVYSALSAVVKINNDNINLWPNIDAVFAKGGFGGSSGRGSSSSSSAQTDDDNDIGNWIKTRAIPEKWPIKFEMGDGLPALNIYARLTPFKHTGIFPEQFTNWKWSMELINKAMENDTAGAEAKFTKENPPKILNLFGYSGAATVACLLAGAHVTHVDSSKGAVTWANENAELAGVLDKPVRWILEDAVSFIKKEIRRGNKYDGIILDPPAFGRGAQGEVWKIERDFLPFLELIFELLSDKALFVILNGYAAGYSSIAYSQNFRNLIAKRGGEVEHGELCIEQDLNDFKKMMDGATVGMDTSSKLDPIVLPCGIVARWKSL
- a CDS encoding peptidoglycan-binding domain-containing protein, coding for MRNNDVLQLQKFLNNNGFTIAKTGVGSKGKETTYFGPATKAALVRFQKSVGLPNTGFFGGMTRGVVGK
- a CDS encoding Fic family protein, with protein sequence MTNEILEFLIKGGVFSVSEIYEYIITKEVTSAVSVKRLLSKLVVQGFLIKSGKGRSVKYQISTLGRLNLEIDIEKYCSIEVDKRVGLRDYNFELFDSLPESFFSKEEIKELDSASKKYHKKILNVSEVIHKKELERFVIELSWKSSKIEGNTYTLLDTEKLLKDGIEAKGKTKDEAVMIINHKNAFDFIYKNKNMFKEVSVSKIEDVHKILIKDLGVTNNLRSNPVGVLGSKYKPLDNKFQIEESAEKLCKAISKMADVYSKALFLIIGISYIQPFEDGNKRTSRLMGNAILLTYGLAPLSYRIVDEETYRESVMVFYELNSIASFKKIFFEQYIFSTENYLI